Within the Salvelinus alpinus chromosome 38, SLU_Salpinus.1, whole genome shotgun sequence genome, the region TGACTTCTCGTAGCAGGTTAGAATTTACGctgcaggttaggataattaacgtagcaggttaaggttaggaaaacgGTTTGCTAAAATGCACAAAAAGGGGGAATCACCTTTAGACGTAAGTTTGACAAACGGTATCCCCTCTAGCCACGACCGCAACCACATGCTGCTTGCTTGGTCAAACAGTTGTATAAACCCCAAAGTAGTTACGTGAGTTAGCCAGTCGTTTATTTATTGGCCATATGATATACTATCGTTACATATTACTAATGTCAAAACGGGTTTAGCAACAGCATTAGCTAGCCACGAACATCAAAACTACATGTTTACAGTTAAACAACATAACCATGACAGTGAGTTATGGAGGCATGAGTGGGATTATTATCAACATTAGAACACAGGGAGTTTGCCAGTTAATACGAATGCTATGGATCTGATTTCCCATCAAAGCCCATCATCATGACGAGGAAGCAACATGGGAGAAGGGCGAGAAAGAAGAGGCAATGGGAGTGCAGAGAAACAACTGTTCAGTCAGGTGCAAATCATGACTGTCACAACCTCATCATTCTCAAATTGGGTTCATGTTTCTTAGCCTTACCTTGTGGTGCTATTTGTTACCTCTCCAGTGACACTATCTCATGAACCACAGTTTGTGGCTCTAAGAAGATGGCTGCAACAGAGAGGCTTCAGCTCCAAGCTTCTAGTACCTGTACACTTCTCAGGTAGAAATCCTTCAGAGTCAAGATGGATGCCAAAACGTTATACATTTGGATAAAGAGTTGTCTTCTATTCTTCATACATTTCTAACCAGCAGCTTTGTCTTTTTTTCTTTACAGACACAGGACGTGGACTGATGACCTTACAGCCTATCAAGGTTATGAGAATACTTTTACTCTTTTACTTAAAATACAAATTTGGTTCCAGCACGCCTTCAAACTCTTGTTCTGATTGACTTTAGGCTGATGATTTGGTGATCTCCTTACCTGAAAAATGCCTTTTAACTACCTCTACTGTTCTAAGGAGCTACATTGGTGAATACATAGAAAGGTAACGCATAcagacagcatcacacacacCAAGGGAGTATTCATTAGTCGCACACAGTAGAAACATTTTTGCAGTGGAAACCGTTTACTCAATGCTCTGCAACTTGACATAAAAGCAGAACTCGACAGCTTTTACGTCACGTTGCAGAGTTTTTAGAGTTAACGGTTTCCATTTAAAATGTTCTCTGCTGAGAACTTGATGTTCAAGTCCGGTTCAAATACAAAACTAtctggttaaaaaaaaatagataaaaatgtatatttctgGTTTGTTGATATGTTTCATTAAATCCTCCTAGATGGAAACCGCCTGTGTCTCCTCTCTTAGCCCTCTGTGCTTTCCTCATCTCTGAGAGACATTTTGGCCAACGTGCAGAATGGAAGCCCTACATCGACGTTCTGCCCCAAAAATACACGTGCCCTGCTTACTTCTCAGATGAGGTCATCAACCTGCTGCCGGGGAGTCTGAGTGGGAAGGCCCTGGAGCAGAGAGCCATAGTTCAGGAGCTGCACTCCTCTTCGTTGGACTTCTTCAGCTCCCTCCAGCCTCTCTTCAGTCAGCCCGTAGAGAGTGTGTTCACGTATGATGCACTGCGCTGGGCATGGTGCAGTGTGAACACGCGCACTGTGTACATGGAGCACCAACACAGCCCCTACATGTCCAGGGAGAGAAATGTGTATGCCTTAGCCCCCTACCTGGACCTGCTCAACCACTGCCCAGCCATACAGGTGAGAGCAGTGAGTGCACCTACAATGTAGGAACACACAACTTAGTCATTACTAACCTGGAATCCAAACTGAATTCTGCTCCATTCACTGAAGTGAAACAGCAGTGAAATGGAACAATATTCAGTTTAGAttccaacaaaaatataaacgcaacatgtaaagtgttggtttcatgagctgaaataaaagatcccagaaatgttccatatgcacaaagtttattggtctcaaattttgtgcacaaatgtgtttacataccctgctagtgagcatttctcctttgccaagataatccatccacctgacaggtgtggtatatcaagaagctgattgaacagcatgatccttacacaggttcaccttgtgctggggaaaataaaaggccactctaaaatgtgaagttttgtcacacaacacaatgtcaaagatgtctcaagttgagggagcgtgccattggcatgctgactgcaggaatgtctgccagagctgttgtcagagaattgaatgttcatttctctaccattagcAGCCtctaacgtcgttttagagaatttggtagtacgtccaaccggcctcacaatctcaaaccacgtgtatggcgtggtgtgggtgagcggtttgctgatgtcaacattgtgaacagagtgcccctcggtggcggtggggttatgatatgggcaagcataagctagggacaacaaacacaattgcattttattaatggcaatttgaatgcacagagataccgggacaagatcctgaggcccattgtcttgccattcatcctccgccatcacctcgtgtttcagcatgataatgcacgaccctatgatgtcgcaaggatctgtacacaattgctggaagctgaaaatgtcccagttcttccatggcctgcatattcagacgtgtgtatatatattgacATCTCTGTCTGGTGACAGTTCAAGTTGAAGGTATCAGAGTGAAGTATCAAAATGTACTATGTCCTCAGGTAAAGGCGAGCTTCAGCCATGTGAACAGGTGCTATGAGATCCGTAGTGTCCAAGGCTGCAAGAGGTTCCAGCAGGCTTTTATCTGCTACGGTCCCCATGACAACCAACGTCTCCTGTTAGAGTATGGGTTTGTTGCTCCTGGAAACCCTCACAGTGTGGTGTATGTGGACCAAGGTAAGGAAGGCTAGCTTATTAGTGGGATAAAACGGTACACGGACCAGTTGTTTTCAGCAACGATTATATGTTCATGGTCTCAATCCTAACTTGAGTTCTGCAcgccattgacatcaatgcatgatgTACGCAAAAGTTAGAGCTCGCACCTCAAGTTAGTTTGACCTTATGTTTGCTGTAATATTTAGTATGCATTTATTACGCTGTCCCTATCCCAATTTCCAACCAATAGAGCCAATTGACTTGTTTCTTTTGGTTATTCATGTGTTTTCCAGTTATCCTTCAACAGTGCATCTGTATAACAGACATAAATCAGCTGGcacagaagctactcttcctgaagAAAAATGACTTTTTAGCGTAAGTGTTATCAGCATCACAACTTTACTGCTGTCTCGTACAGATGCCAGTATTTACAGTACCATGAGttcacttgctctctctctctctctctctctctctctctctctaaaacagAAACTTGACCCTTAGTTTGGATGGGCCCTCCTGGAGACTGATGACCGCCCTCAGGCTGCTGTCACTTAAGACAGAACAATAGTAAGAAATATCATCTTTCCGTTTTATAACACAATCAACAGCAGCTGCAAAACATTCTTagaggggcaatctgcagttcaaaaaTAGCAAAGCGGTCACGCCCCAACCACTGCTTAGGTAAACAGCTAAGGGGTGGGGCTGGAGAAATATAACAAATAGGATCCAAGAActgaccatgttttgaggctatggtgttttacaattacattgttttgAAACAGTGTAGAAAACAATCTTATATTTAGTTCTGATTGGTTACAACCGTTGaattaagctcatgaggcatttataaatgaTATTATtctagaatcaatgggtatacacagcatgtggacacctgctcgtcgaacatctcattccaaaatcatgggcattaatatggagtcggtCTTCTATtcgtctgggaaggctttccactcgatgttggaacattgctgcggggactggcttccattcagccacgagcattagtgaggtcgggcactgatgttgggcgattaggcctggctcgcagttagCGTTCTtaatcatcccaaaggtgttcgatggggttgagttcagggctctgtgcaggccagtcaagttcttccacaccgatctcgacaaaccatttctgtatggacctcgctttgtgcacgggggcattgtcatgctgaaacagaaaagggccttctccaaaaactgttgacacaaagttgaaagcacagaatcgtctagaaggtcatagttaagatttccctttactggaactaaggggcctagcccgaaccatgaaaaacagccccagttggcactatgcattcaggcaggtagcgttatcctggcatctgccaaacccagattcgtctaccggactgccagatggtgaagtgtgattcatcactccagacaaCTTGTTTCCACTGTCCAGAATTCAATGGCAGTgagcttcacaataacagcacttagttaccggggcagctctaacagggcagaaattttacaaactgacttgttggaaaggtggcatcctatgacagtaccacgttgaaagtcactgagctcttcagtatgggccattcttctgccaatgtttgtctatggtgattgcatggctgtgtgctaaattgtatacacttgtcagcaacgggtgtggctgaaatgttcaaatccactaatttgatcatgtagtgtatttaaatATAAAAGTCCCAAAATGTGTGTACCAATCACAGATCAAGATTGCTTAAATTTGGAATGATTTTGAAGTGTGAATGTGTCTTTCAGCCCTTTTTGGAAGAGTGTCCTCTTGGGGGCGGTGGTGAGCCAGgacagagaggagtggagtgtCGATGCAGCCCTTAGGCTTTGTCACTACCTGATAGTTGACAACACTAGAGCTCTGGACAAGGTACCGTAGGAAAAAGAGACCTGACATTTAAATCCAAAATAGAAAAAAGCCAACCCATAGATGCTCACAAAACATGTCGTGACATAAGGCAAGAGTTATCAGTCTCTAATGGCAGGTAAAATGGTCCTCAGGGTGACCGGATTACCAAGAACTTGAGGTCCATATATAATAGGAAGAATAGTTGGAAACTCTGTCACCCTTAACAAAAAGACAGTATGTATAGTGCCGATCACTTGAAGCCTCAGAGGTAGGATGAAGAATAGATAGTCTGAAATGATACAAGACTAGAGAAAGGACAAAAACTCATGAAGAAGACCAACAGAGGTGAGATATAGGAaggtcagagagacaaacagaattCAGGAGCAGAGGACAAAAATGAATACAGACAAATCGAGAGCAGGAAAGAAATGCGGAGAACAGACACAAAAGCACAAAGAGCGAAGCAGAAAAGCTAAGAAAATCATGAAGACAAGGTACCATAGTTGTGAGTTGCACTTGATACCCATGGCTATATCCATAACATTCAAGTTGAATTGGTTTCAGTTATTCTCCATTGGCCACTTTAACAGATATTTGCACCTACAGACGTAGAGTGGAGCAAGATAATTTAGGATTTTGCTGATGTGCTGATTCTAGGATCTGACAATGAGTTTGTGTTGAGGCTTTATCCTCTGTTTTTCCAGATATCCCAACTAACAAAGAGGGCAGACGCGTCTCTCAAGGAGCAGCTAGCTGTGGTGGAATGTCTACGACGAGAGGAGCAAGGAATTTTGGGTCTTAACCAGAAACAATTGTTGCCAAGCAGACAGAACAGCATGCACAACTTAATATGACGTTACAGAACCAGTCACTTTATTTATCTATCACTGGCTATGCTTCTATGAGGAGACAACCATGTCTGTTTCATTATCAGTGCAATGAATTGGCTCAGCAAAAGGGCACGGTCACtagctatgtttccattaacttgtccagtGATTTATTTTTTTGGTCAACATTTTGAACGTTTGCATAGAAAATAGATGCGACAATTGCCTGCTAGGGTGCATTTCCATTGAACTATTTTGTCGATTATAAACCGCTGGACGTATAACATCCCGCCTAAAAAAAACAATTTACAACAAAAATAATAGCAGAAACCTAGTGTAGAATAAAAACGTAGTGgttcaagtgtttccattacccaTTTAGGCAAACTGCACACTAATAAATTGACCACAacctgtatgccctcccacctatctgtttaatgtctcaggtagcccgcatggatagaatgcaataatcaggggcacaactttggttttagaagtgttgGGGACATCATTTTTTTATCCGGTTGGATAAACAGCCAACCTGACCGCTCAGAGGCATcggcatggtcctaaagcacaccgttgcctcattTTGTATTACATTCCAATTCTAAAAATTGTGGTCCATCTTTAGAAAATGTCTcatatctgccgtttccattacCCGCCGCAATGATTTTTTTGCTACATTGCTTTTGTTgaataaacctgggtcaatggaaacctgtcTATTGATAGGTCAACGACCTCAGACATCAGGGGTACGTTAACGTTTGCTACATTGCGGAACGGTTTGTACTGAATGACACATTTTCTGCAAACTTCTTGTATGTTCTTTAACAGACTTTGAAATACGTTTGCTCCGGTCGGTGGGTTTGCCAGGGTGTGGGTTGAAGCAATGAGTGACGTATTTTTAAAGGACAGCTGTGCATTTTGAACCCACAACCAAACCCTgccatgttttttgttgtttttcccCCCAATTGGTCATTCAGTACAGCACGCTTTCTGTTCTATTACGTTATATACTGAATGCAGCCCTGTTAACTCTGGCCAAACACAGTGAGGGTCACTTAACAGAGCGTTGACTGGAAGGACAAACTATTTGGAAGTGACCCGTCTCTCAACACTTCTGATATGCCCTCAGAGAGCGGTACAGGTGGACAATGGTACTTCTCCAATCCCAGAAAGCCTCCAGAAACAGGACATTGTTGTTTCCCCACCTTAGATTAAATAATTTAGCAAGAATTTCTCTGGTCACAAATGACACACGAAAAGCAGTTGCAGTTTATGTAGAATTCAagctgggtcatgttcagtaagGCACCAAACGGAATAAAACTTCTAGGTTCTACTGATGTTTTGATTTCTGTTGCAAATGATTTGCTACGGTGTGTCATACTAAACACCACTGATGTGTTGCTCTGTTGGAGGCTGTAAAAAATGACAATGCTTCATGCTTGAGGGTTAACCAAAGGTTTTTAATAAAAAGACAAGCATCAATGTGTTGAATGTAATTACACTAAGCAGAGCAAACATTAGATAGCCATCTCATTTGATATGTTTTGATCAACTCAGAAACAGACTCTTAGCACATATTTACAGTATACTGGAATGACTGGCAACAAGTGgtataaagtactacttaagttgtttttactccatacattttccctgccaaccaaaagtactcgttacattttgaacgcttagcaggacaggaaaattgtgaaattcacgcacttatcaagagaacacgtggtcatccctactcccTAAGGTCTGGCGGATTCACTAAGCACATGCATCTTttgaaaataatgtctgagtgctggagtgtgcccctggcgatctacattttaaaaacaagaaaatggtgccgtctgctttgcttaatataaggaatttacttttgatacttaagtatattttagcaattacatttacttttgataattaagtacatttaaaaccaaatacttttagacttcctcaagtagtattttactgggtgactttcactttctaTTAAGCTATCTATACtattactcaagtatgacaattgggtacttttttcaccactgctGGCCACAAATACATAGGAAATATGAGGCAGAATTTGGGAGCCTGTCTTTGACAAGGGGAATGCTGGACCAGAGTGTCTGTCCGCCTCAGAGTTGAATAACCAACCTCTTCCGGACTTGTTTCTTTTGCACCATCTCCATGGAAACTGTGGCATCATACAAAGGCACCGGGTCCTCTAGCTGGGGCCTGCATAAGACAGAGGGCAAAGTGAGCACTGTCCACCAGGATAAACACAAACCAAGAAAAATTTTACAGTATAACCATGCTTAttcaaacatatatatttttacttttcACCCCtctcgtgatatccaattggtaggtacagtcttgtcccattactgcaactcccgtacggacgaaggtcgagagccatgtgtcctctgaCACACGACCCTgataagccgcactgcttcttgacacactgctcgcttaacctggaagccagtcgCATCaacgtgttggaggaaacactgtacagctggcgactgaagtcagcgtgcatgcgcccggcccgccacaaggagtcgataGAGCGTaacgggacaaggacatcccggccagccaaaccctcccccaacccggacgacactgggccaattgtgcgccgcctcatgggtctcccggtcgcggccggctgcaacacagcctgagatcgaacccgggtctgtagtgacacctctagctctgcgatgcagtgccttagaccgctgcgccactcgggaggccctagcTTATTCACACTTGCACTGCACATACACACTCATTATTGCAGTTCTGTACCTTAAGGTCCCAGTGGAAAGCTTCTCCACTATATCCTTCATGATGTCTGAAATGGAGCATGTAAGGTTAACATGTAACATATTAGCAATTCTATTATCCATGCTCAACCCCTTATATCAGATTTTCATTTCAATATGTTTGTTTCATCTCAATGAATTATAGTTAGGAGATTTTAAAATTCCT harbors:
- the setd4 gene encoding SET domain-containing protein 4 isoform X1; this encodes MTRKQHGRRARKKRQWECRETTVQSVTLSHEPQFVALRRWLQQRGFSSKLLVPVHFSDTGRGLMTLQPIKADDLVISLPEKCLLTTSTVLRSYIGEYIERWKPPVSPLLALCAFLISERHFGQRAEWKPYIDVLPQKYTCPAYFSDEVINLLPGSLSGKALEQRAIVQELHSSSLDFFSSLQPLFSQPVESVFTYDALRWAWCSVNTRTVYMEHQHSPYMSRERNVYALAPYLDLLNHCPAIQVKASFSHVNRCYEIRSVQGCKRFQQAFICYGPHDNQRLLLEYGFVAPGNPHSVVYVDQVILQQCICITDINQLAQKLLFLKKNDFLANLTLSLDGPSWRLMTALRLLSLKTEQYPFWKSVLLGAVVSQDREEWSVDAALRLCHYLIVDNTRALDKISQLTKRADASLKEQLAVVECLRREEQGILGLNQKQLLPSRQNSMHNLI
- the setd4 gene encoding SET domain-containing protein 4 isoform X3 — protein: MTRKQHGRRARKKRQWECRETTVQSVCGSKKMAATERLQLQASSTCTLLRHRTWTDDLTAYQDEVINLLPGSLSGKALEQRAIVQELHSSSLDFFSSLQPLFSQPVESVFTYDALRWAWCSVNTRTVYMEHQHSPYMSRERNVYALAPYLDLLNHCPAIQVKASFSHVNRCYEIRSVQGCKRFQQAFICYGPHDNQRLLLEYGFVAPGNPHSVVYVDQVILQQCICITDINQLAQKLLFLKKNDFLANLTLSLDGPSWRLMTALRLLSLKTEQYPFWKSVLLGAVVSQDREEWSVDAALRLCHYLIVDNTRALDKISQLTKRADASLKEQLAVVECLRREEQGILGLNQKQLLPSRQNSMHNLI
- the setd4 gene encoding SET domain-containing protein 4 isoform X2 encodes the protein MGEGRERRGNGSAEKQLFSQFVALRRWLQQRGFSSKLLVPVHFSDTGRGLMTLQPIKADDLVISLPEKCLLTTSTVLRSYIGEYIERWKPPVSPLLALCAFLISERHFGQRAEWKPYIDVLPQKYTCPAYFSDEVINLLPGSLSGKALEQRAIVQELHSSSLDFFSSLQPLFSQPVESVFTYDALRWAWCSVNTRTVYMEHQHSPYMSRERNVYALAPYLDLLNHCPAIQVKASFSHVNRCYEIRSVQGCKRFQQAFICYGPHDNQRLLLEYGFVAPGNPHSVVYVDQVILQQCICITDINQLAQKLLFLKKNDFLANLTLSLDGPSWRLMTALRLLSLKTEQYPFWKSVLLGAVVSQDREEWSVDAALRLCHYLIVDNTRALDKISQLTKRADASLKEQLAVVECLRREEQGILGLNQKQLLPSRQNSMHNLI